TGGAAGTCAGGAACAGTAATTTCATCCGTTGAACTTTCTGTCGGCGATTCCGGGAATTCTAAAAAGAGTTCAACTTCAAACTCGGGTTCAGGATCACTGGCAGTGTCCGGGGATAAGGAAGAAGACAGGGAGATTATTGAAAATAGCGCAGTAACTCAACCGGATGTCGAGGTTCCGGAAGTAACGGACGAGGAAAAAACTGTACAGGAAAGTGCAGATGATGAAGTAAAGGTCGAAAAGACTGAAGGATCCTCTGACGAGTCTTCTAAAAAAGGCAGTGCTCCGGGTTTCCAGATAATTTATGCAGTTGCAGGCATTATTCTGCTCACTTTCGGGTCAAAGCTCTGGAGGGACTCGAAAAGGAAGCCCTGAAGGATTTTCCTTAATGGGTTTTTCGGATACGTAAAAACCTCAAGGTGATATGATGACCATCAAGGACAAACACTTAAGAACTTTAGTGTGCCTGGTTATCCTGGTACTGGGTATATCCCTTATTCCGGCTGCATCTGCCAGCGATATTCCTTCTATCCCCAACGTATTCCAAGGAAAATTGATCACAGAAGGCGCAGATGTACCTGAAGGAACTATAATCTCAGCTTATATAGATTCAAAGCTTGTTGGCTTGAAAACTATAGAGACAGAAGGTGAGTATCAGTTAGATGTATCAGGTACAGAAGAGGACAACGGGAAAAAAATAGTTTTCAAGCTGGGTCTTGTGGAATCTCCCGTTTCTGCAACATATCAGCATGGAGCTTCCCCGGTTACGCTTGACCTTCCTTTCAAGGGGGATTTTGTGCCTCCGGTTATAGAGAGCTGCTATGCATCTCCTGTTTATATCCTGAACGACGGGAAGGATTACTCAACTGTCAATGCAAAAGTTTCGGATGAGCTGTCCGGAGTTATGTCAGTAACCCTCGATCTTACCCCCATAGGTGGAGGAGTAGTATCAATGACACCTGAAAAAGGAGGCATTTATACCTGCAATGTGGACAGCACTCAGGCAGGAGAATTTAAATTCACCCTTACAGCAACGGATTACTTCGGTAATAAAATTACAGATTCTAATAGCATCTCGATCACTGCAGTTAAAGAAAATGAGCTTATAGCAAAGTTCGGAGGGGCTGACAGCAGCTTCTCTGCCGAAGAAATCAAAAATATTGTAAGTGACGGTAAAATCTCCAGCGCGGTCAAATATGCAATTCTGAACATTTACTATGCTGACGGGTGGGATAGGATATGAGGCAGCCTGAGTTTAAAATTGCGTTTGCGTTACTCATGGCTTTGATTTTATGTGCAGTTCCGGCTTCTGCAGGCAGTGCAGAAAGGGTTCTTCCGTCTTCAGTCAGTGCTAATGAGGTGTTTCAGGTAACAGTCAATGTAGCTGATTACGGCGCAGCAGGTCAGGTGCTTGAAAAGCTTCCTGCAGGTTTCACATTTGTCAGCTCAACCCTTCCGGAAAAAGCTGTAACTGTAAACGGAGATAAGGTCTCCTTCCTGCTGATGACAGAAAAAAGCTTCAGCTACACTCTTAAAGCTCCTGCATCATCCGGAACATACCAGTTTTCGGGTATTTTAAGGGACATAAACAAAGCTGAATTCCCTATACTCCCTTCAAGCTCTTCCATTAAGGTCGGGTCAAGCTCTGGCGGGGGTTCAGGCGGCGGCTCAAAAAGTTCAGGCAGCAGTTCAGGCGGCGGAGCCGGAGGTTCCCCGGAACCTCAGAACAATGTTGAGGCTAAGGAGCTTTCCCAGTCGTATGTTTCTGACGGAAAACACGTAAGGTTCGATTTCCCCAATGGTGTAACCTGCATAAGATATGTGGAGTTTGATGCCAGAAAGACCCTCGGGAAGATCACCACTATTGTTGAAATGCTTAAAGGCCAGTCGAAGCTGGTCCCGAGCCTGCCTGAAGGCACGGTTTATAAAAACGTAAACATCTGGGTGGGTTCCGGAGGAATCGCAAATTCCGATAATATCAAAAACGCGGTAGTTGGCTTCAGGGTTGAAAAAACCTGGCTTGATAAATATGGGGTTGACACGGATGACAAAGATTCGCTTAACCTCTGGTATTATGACAAAGGATGGACTAAACTCGAAACCACCAAACTGGATGAGAGTGACAGTACCTATGTCTATTATGAAGCCAGGACTCCGGGATTCGGGTCATTTGCAATTGTTGCAGCCGAACCCGCTTCAATAGAAATCGAGCCTGTTGATGAAGATACGGAAGGCAATATCTCTTCCGAGCCACAGAAGCCTGTAAGGAACTGGCGTTCTATGCCTGGATTTGAATCTGCTGCTCTTCTGGGAGCAGTCGGAGCTGCATATTGCGTCATGAGAAGGAAGTTTTGATGCCCGATAAATTTACGGTTTAAAGCAGCTTTAAACGCTGCTTTTTTCTCTTTTTTCACCCGAATTCCTTCTCGCCTGAGTCCCGTCTCGGGAGTACGGTGTCCTTCTCGCCCGAGTCCCGTCTCGGGAGTACGGTGTCCTTTTCACCCGAATTCCGTCTCGGGAGTACGGTGTCCTTTTCACTCGCTGCGCTCGCTCAAGAGGACTAATTTTTGGGCATTATTCCTAAGCTAAGCTCAAGAGGACTAATTTTGAAGTTTTAATCAGTGAGATTCACTAAAAGGGCTATTTTGTGGTTATAATCCGAAAACAAAAGATAAGCAAAAATAAGAAAAAAATGATCCTGATTAAAGGACAGATATGTCTTTTTTATAAAATGATATACATCAGCCGGGATTCGAACCCGGGTTCGAGCGTTGGCAACGCCCGGTGATGACCGCTACACTACTGATGTTCTGTGATGACAGGGTGCCTGCCGCTTTCTTATTATGGATTTTTTTATTAATTAAGTTAATCCCTGAGGGATTTTTTAGTATGCTGTTAGATGGGAAGTTACTCAGATTTTATTTATGATGGACTTTTTACCTCTTCTGGATCTATTATTCTTTTGTCCGTTACAACACCTTCATATTTTAACATATACTAATAATAATTCTGTATCAGGTGTGTTATTTTTACATTCATATATAAAGAGAAACCTACCAGAGACAACGCATATATACGTTTTTTACGCATTAGAATGTTTGAACCAACTTATTGATGTCGTGTGTGTAACATCGAAAATTGTTAATTTTTAAAACGGTTTTTAATCTTTTTTCGATTATAAAGCAGAAATAGGGTAGAATGTGAAACGAAGAAATACGAAAACATTCTAACAACGGCGCATCTGGAGATTTATCGAAAATATATTCAAATAAAATCTTTTAATCTCATTTTTATTTTCCTCTCTTTTTTTTAATTATTAAATATAAGGAAAATTTATTCGACTGAATTTATATCTCTTCCAATTATCTAAATATAAAGGCCCTATATGTGGAGGCTTAAATTGAAAGAAACAACATATGATAAAATATCCGGAGGGCATGTCCTCATAATCATTTTAGGGATAACTGTGCTGGCTTTTTTAATGCTGGCGAGTGTCGCAGGCGCAGTGCCATTTGCATATATTACGAACTACGACGACAACACTACTTCTGTAATTGATATAGCAACAAACACTGTTACCTCCACGGTACCCGTAGGCATTCGACCTTGTGGAGTTGCGGTCAGTCCGGATGGAACTAAGGTATATGTGGCTAACGATGACAGCAATAATATCTCTGTAATTGATGCAACAACCAGCACTGTTACCTCCACGGTGCCTGTGGGACATGCTCCTTATGGAGTTGCAGTAAGTCCGGATGGAACAAAGGTATATGTGGCGAACCAAAACGACAGCAGTGTCTCTGTAATTAACACAACGACCAGCACTGTTATCGCCAGTGTTCCAGTAGATTACAGTCCTTCTGGAGTTGTAGTCAGTCCGGATGGAACAAAGGTATATGTGGCGAACTACGGCAGTAACACTACTTCCGTAATCGATACGTCTAATTACAGTATTACCTTCACGGTGCCTGTAGGAATTGCTCCTTATGGAGTTGCGATCAGTCCGGATGGAACAAAGGTATATGTGGCGAACTATGGCAGCAATACTACTTCTGTAATTGATACAGCCACAAACAACGTTATAGCCTCTGTGCCCGTAGGATGGAGTCCGGTTGGAGTTACAATTGCACCTGATGGAACAAAAGTATATGTGGCTAACCTGGGTAGCTCCAATGTCTCTATTATTGACACCGCTACAAACACAGTTACAGACTCTGTGAATGTAGGAATCGCTCCTTGTGGAGTTGCAGTTACCCCGGATGGATCAAAGTTATACGTAACGAACGCCGGTGACAACACTACTTCTGTAATTGACACCATAACCAACAACGTTACAGTCACTGTGGCTGTGGGAAAAACGCCCATCACCCTGGGTCAGTTTATAGGGGGACCAGTAACAGCAAGCAACACCAGTAGAGACACAGAAACCGATTGTAAGGGGATAGAAGATTATGTCCCAGATTATGCAGGTGGCGCTGTTATTCATATAAAAAATAGGGTTGGAAATGATATCGTCGTATCCTGGGCAAAGGAAGGTTCCCAAAAAGCTGTTTTCCAGGTGAATATTCCTGCAGGGCAAACGCGCACAGTCACAGCCCCTTCGGGTTCTTATGAAGAATATATCCGAGCAGGATGTTCATGGTATATAGTAACCGATGGGCATATTGTTGTGGAATCTGGTTATGAATACAGCTTGGAATACTATACGGTTGTAGATAACAATACTATAGTATATGATGGAACTGGATTTAAACAAATACCTGATAGTCAAGCCCCGAAAATCTGACCAGCTTCAATTACAGGGTTACAGGGTAAGCGCGTAGGGTCACGATGCCCTTCCATTCATGAGGCTGCCCGACAATTACTGCCAGTAAAAACTTAATTCCTTTTTTGATTTAAAGGCTTTATATGCCTTATTTTTTATGTGCTTTTGCCCTGAAATAGAATTGTTGAACAGCATTTTTGGATGGGGCGGACACCTGCAGGTTGATTTTATACATTTTTCCGGGAATTGTGTTTTATATCATTAAGCCCGTATAGACGACATCTTCCGGAAGCTGGCAGCTAAATTTTTAACTGATCCCTGTAATATACTGATTTCTGTACCTGTCTTCTTACTTTGATATTGAATTTTACGAGTGATGAGCTTTGAGTGAGCTTGAAAAACTGATAAATCTTGCAAAAAATGCAGCCGATAAAATACGCAGGCATAAATTTGTGCGCGTGATTTCACATAACGATGCTGACGGGCTAACTTCAGCCGGAATAATGGCCCACGCCCTTTTGAGGGCTGGCATCCCTTTTCAGCTTTCAATAGCCAGCAAGCTGGACGGGGCTGTAATTGAAGAAGTGAACAGGAGCATCTCTTCAGGAGAACTTGTCATTTTCTGTGATATGGGCAGCGGGCATCCAGAACTTATTAAACAAGTGGGCGCGGATGTTGTTATAATTGACCACCACCAGCCAGTAGGGCAGTCCCCCGCAAAAGCTGTGGTAAACGCACATATGGTAGGAATAGACGGGGCAACGGATATCTCGGCTTCAGGAACCTGTTATCTTGTAGCTCGGGAACTCGGGACAGGAAACATCGACCTTGCAGGGCTCGCAATTGCAGGGGCAGTTGGAGACAGGCAGCTTTTCCGGACTGCAAATGCTTTCATCCTGGAAGAAGCCTTAAAATCAGGGGTTGTTTCCATCAGAAAAGGGTTAAAAGTCGGGGATGGAAATCTTGCAGACGTGCTCGCATACAGCAAAGAGCCTTTTCTAGATGTAACCGGTTACCCGGAAAAAGCGGCGGAATTCTTAAATCAGCTTGGGCTTTCCGGAAACATTGAAGATCTTTCCGAAGAAGAGACCTCAAAACTTGCCAGTGCTGTTGCCCTGAAACTTGTCAAACAGGCAAGCCCTGAAGCAATTGAAGCGGTTATCGGGGAAGTTTTCCTGCTCAACCGGGAACTTGTCCACAATGTTTATGATTTCATTTCCATACTCAATACCTGCGGGAAGCAAAAGGTTTACGGGCTTGCCCTCGCTCTCTGCCTGAAAGACGCAACTATCCTTGATGAAGCCTTTTCCCTTACAAAGGATCATGAAAAGAATCTTGCCATCGATATCCGGAAAAATGTGGAAAATATTCGCAAAGGGGAAAACCTCTGGTATATCAGCACGGTTGAAGCCATCTCGACAGGGGACCTTGCAACAACCGTAGTCAGATACCTCCATCCCGAGCTTCCTTTTATCTGTGTAAACGAATCTGAAGGTATTTTAAAGGTTTCTGCCCGAGGTACTCGTGAACTCGTTTCAAAAGGGCTTGACCTTGCCTTTACCCTCAGGGAAGCTGCTGGTGCTGCAGGCGGAAACGGAGGAGGGCACAGTGTTGCATCCGGAGCTTCAATACCCTTGGGAAGTACGGAGGAGTTCCTGAGCATTGCAGACCGTATAATCGGGGAGCAGCTCAGGAAAAACGCCAGTGGGAAAGTAAAATGATAATTTCAATGGGAAAGAAGAGCAAGTAAACGTGATAAGCATAAATAATGAACAAAAACTGATCCTGAAAACCAGCCGGCAGAAATTGAATGGTAAAAACAGAGTAAGCAAAATTAAAATAACCAGAGGCATAGAACTGGTGTAAAAACGCAGAGGCGAATTTATGAAAATTACAGGCACAATTGAGTTTCCAGACCCTGAATCAAGAAAATCCGCAGCCAGAATACTGAAAGCCCTTGCCCCGGATAATCTGAGGAGCATGGAAAGCGAGATAAGCAATGATAGGGTTGCTGTGCGTTTTCATTCTGAGAAAATCGGTTCTCTCCTTGCGACCATTGATGATTTTCTCATGAATGTTAAGATCGGGGAAGGGGTCGAGCAGACTCTGGAAAAAGAAAGGTAAGAAGCCAGAAATAAAAAGAAAATAATTGAGCAATTGAAGGCGTGGAATAAAAACAAAAAATTAACGGGAAACATTTTACAGTTTCCCTCTCATTTTACAGTTTCCCTCTTGCTGATTCTCTTTTCAATTTGCAGCTCCTTCTTTCCAGAGCCTTATCAGTTTTATGAGTCCTTCGTCTGTTAGCTTGGTTTCTGTCCCTGGGATAGGTAGGCCGTTTTTATAGATGTGTATTGCTTCCTGGAGTTCTTCCGTGCTTATGTTTTTCCCATCCAGGGAGGTCAAATCGTCCCATGGGTTCCAGTCAACGACTGTCCAGTTCCAGGTAAGCATAACATTTTCGTTTCCTGTTATGACAAGCACGGTAACATCATATGTTCCTGGAAACAGAGTACTTTCCGAATATGAACTGCTTTTAACACCGGTTTCGGTAAGTTTTTTCGTTCCGTTAACATACCAGTTTGCACTGGTGTTATGATTTGTGCTGATATTGAATTCCTGCCTTTCCCCTTCATAGGTAGTGATATTTCCTCCGGGACTTGAAGAGATAATTGATAGAGGGCTTACTGTTATATAACCGGGTTTTATTTCGGTGTCAAAACCTTTCCTGTTGCTTGCATTTAATGAAACGGTATAATTTCCGTAAGATGTGTAGGTGCAGACAGGGTTTTTGGTTGTTGAGTCTGTAATCCCGTCCCCGTTAAAATCCCATTCCCATGACAGGGCACCTGTTGAAAGGTCAGTGAACTGGACTGTAAGAGGAGAAACCCAGCTGGTAATGTTTGATGAGAATCCAGCTTCTGGCAGCTCATTGACAGTTGTAAACGCCTTTATACAGAGGTTTGTTTCCGCGTATTCGACAACTGATGTCAGGTCCTTCCAGCTGTTCCCGTCCCGGCTTACATAGCTCTCCCCGGGATTTGCCTGTGCCTTACTGCTGTAATCGAGGTACTGTTTCTCAACTGCAAGAGGGTATACGTAAGAAGGATTCCTGCACTTTATAACAACAGAAAATTTCTCTCCCGGAATCAGGTTTACAGGAGAATTAAGTATGTGGGTGTGATATCCGGGAAATGAGCAGGTACCGCTTTCCTTTACAGCATAATTTTTTAATGAATTAATCGGGCCGTTTGTCGGGTTTTTGTATACATAGATCTCATAAGCCGTATTGAGATCTGTAGTATAGAACCCTATAGCTTCCAGTTTTTCATTTCTTTCCGTGGTAAAAACATTGCTTCCCCAGGCGGTTAATTCGGAATAACCTATTTGGGTTATCCAGCCGAGGGGGTCATACTGGTAGATATAGTCAAAATTCTCTTTTTCCGAAGCCGTAAAGACTGCATTTTCTCTGTATCCAATACTGGTATCATAATAGGAAATATAGAAATATCCATCTTCTCCCCAGGATTCTCCCCAGCTGTTCTTTACAATAAAAGCTCCATTTCCTGATGGAACCTGTTTGAACCTGTGTCTGTCAAAGGAATCATCCCAGCCTACTATGGTTATCGCATGATTTGCAGAATTTGATCCGGTGTATCTGTAGGTGTAATTCTTATCATGATAATCCGGCAAATTCCAGCATATTGTAGAAAACACAGCTCCCTTATCCATAAGTGCCCTTTTAATTAACTCGTTATCCAGAGGCCCGGTTCTCTCAGGCAGTACAACTACTTCCTGAACATGTTTCTGCACAGGAAGCCCTGCAGGGGAATTGACCGAGTTTTCATTATATGGGTCTGCAGATTCATTTACAGGCCCTGACCAGCGGGTAAGATATGCCATGGCTATGAAAGAATTTCCGCCGTTATCGGGAGTCAGGTCAAAACCATCGGAATAGTACCTTGTGACAAGATTTTTCATGTTATTTTCGGAAAAGTCTCTACTATTTCCCTCTGTCCCCAGAATATAAGATTCAAGGGATGCAAGGCTTGAAAAAGCCCAGCAGCTTCCGGTGTCTCCCTGGTTTTTTACAGATGTAATCCTTCCCTGTTCACGCAAATCATACGTTGAAGGGAGTTCCGAACCCTGCGCCCTGAGCAGAAGCTTTCCCCCTTTCTGTGAGAGTGCTGGTATATTTACCGGAGGGGGGGTATACCCCGGGCCTGAGGCATGCCCGTAGTCACAGGATGAAACAGGCTCTAATGATTCTGATTTTCCGGGGTTCAGAAATTCCGGGTTCAGAGGTGCTTCTTCAATTGCAGTGTCTGAAATTGATGTGCTGTTCAGGGGCGGCTCTAAGTTTTCGGCACTTCCGGCTGCGAGGTTCGGGCTGATGGACAGAGACGAAAATAAGATTATCATTGAAAGCAAAAAGGAATTTATCTTTTTCAAAAATTCTCGGCCTCGGGTGGATTGGTTTTCAGTTAGATGAAAGACAGCATGGAGTAACTGGCATAGCAGGCATATCTCTAACTATTAATTTATATACTGTCAGCCAATAGCAGTCCGGTCTTCTACAACTATCATTGCAATCAGCATGACCCCCAGTAAACCCCCATTAATTATCTATTCACATGATTAGTTTATAAAATTTGTGTATAAGTTCCTCTCTAACATAATTCATTTTTATTGTCCAATCCATAATTTATGCTTTTAAATTTCTTTTTTCATAGAGCCTCCTTGAGTAAATTTTTTAAAAATAATCATGGATATTTGCTCAGTGTAAGCAGGGCTAATATTAACCTTTATAACCTTAATAAGCCTCAATAACCCTTGATACGTCCCAATGGCCTGAATATGCCTCAATAACCCTTGATACGTCCCAATGGCCTGAATATGCCTCAATAACCCTTGATACGCCTCAATAAACCTCAATAAACTTTTATACGTCCCAATGGCCTGAATATGCCTCAATAACCCTTGATACGCCTCAATAAACCTCAATAAATCTCAATAAAATACCTTAATAAAACTACAATAAAAATTTCCAATAAATATAAAAAGTCACAATAGAAAGAGACATTAAGTTTGCCTTTCCATATTCTAACAGGGCATAGTTAGAGGGGGTAAAAGTCTGTTTTCGGAAACACTTGCAGATCTTGAAAATATCAGCAAAAAAGACCTTGATAAGGAAATTCTGAGAGCCGCAATGATCGCAGAACTGGATGCTGTCAATCTCTATGAACAGATGGCAAACCTGACAAAAAACGAAGAAATACGTACTATCCTGCTTGATATTGCACGGGAGGAAAAGATCCATGTCGCCATGTTTGAAACCGTACTCCTGCAGGCGGACAAAGAGTTTTTAAAGATTTATGCGGATTATGCACTTGCCAGAAAATAAAAGAAGAATATTTCCCGGTTTTTGTGGTTAACTGGTATCCTTGAATGACCGCAGGTTACATCTCAAATCCTTTTATACATGCGTCACACTTCAATTCCTTTCATATACGCATCGCACTTCTCTTGAAACCGCCTGTGTGCAGACGATCGGAATGAAAGCATCAGCCGCTCCGGAGGGGCTGGATTCCGAAATTTACTGTCTTTTTTCAAGCTTTGCCGCATAACCATTTATATCCTGCGCTGCCATATTTTCTATTGATCTCCCATGCTTGAAGAATATGAGAAGAAAAGGGATTTTAATAAGACCTCCGAACCCCCTGCCAGAGGGGAAGAGAAGAATTCCGATAAGCCTGTTTTTGTGGTTCAGCGCCATGATGCGACCAATCTCCATTATGATTTTCGCCTGGAAATGGACGGAGTCCTTAAGAGCTGGGCAGTTCCTAAAGAGCCTCCGAAAAGCCCGGGAACCAGGAGGCTCGCTATCGAGACTGAAGACCATCCACTCGGATATGCAGACTTTGAAGGGGAAATTCCAGAAGGACAGTACGGAGCCGGCAGAGTTGAGATCTGGGACAGGGGTACTTTTGAACTTCTAAAACGCAACGAGAAAGAGATTATTATAACGCTTCACGGGGAAGAACTTGAAGGAGATTACGTACTGATAAAAACAAAGTACGGAAAAGAGGATAAAGGGTGGCTATTTTTTAAGAAAAAAACCGGTTAAGCCATTGAATAGCTTATTCCAAGGCGTGAAGTCCCTTCCTCGCCTTCATCAAAACTCAGGGAGGAGAAGTTCACGCATTTAATAATTTAAACGATTGCGAAGTTAAGCGATCGAGACATTATTCCTTGAGAAATTAATGCAGGAAATACTCTTAACCAGGGTAAACCGACAAAGTTATTGAAGGTAAAAGGAAAAGGTGTTAGAGGAATAATCAGTAAAATGAGATAATCGGTAAAAAATGCTGGATAAAAAAGATTACCGGTAAAAAGTACTGGATAAAAGAGATAACTGGTAAGAAGTACTGGATAAATGGATGATTTCCAAAATACAGAAGGATAACAGGCAAGAGAAGAGGGGCTTCGTCGGCTGTTTTTCGGCTCAAAACTCTGGCTCTTGATCTCTGGCAAAGGAGTGATCAGATGGG
This window of the Methanosarcina mazei S-6 genome carries:
- a CDS encoding DNA polymerase ligase N-terminal domain-containing protein, whose amino-acid sequence is MLEEYEKKRDFNKTSEPPARGEEKNSDKPVFVVQRHDATNLHYDFRLEMDGVLKSWAVPKEPPKSPGTRRLAIETEDHPLGYADFEGEIPEGQYGAGRVEIWDRGTFELLKRNEKEIIITLHGEELEGDYVLIKTKYGKEDKGWLFFKKKTG
- a CDS encoding KEOPS complex subunit Pcc1, which codes for MKITGTIEFPDPESRKSAARILKALAPDNLRSMESEISNDRVAVRFHSEKIGSLLATIDDFLMNVKIGEGVEQTLEKER
- a CDS encoding YVTN family beta-propeller repeat protein — protein: MKETTYDKISGGHVLIIILGITVLAFLMLASVAGAVPFAYITNYDDNTTSVIDIATNTVTSTVPVGIRPCGVAVSPDGTKVYVANDDSNNISVIDATTSTVTSTVPVGHAPYGVAVSPDGTKVYVANQNDSSVSVINTTTSTVIASVPVDYSPSGVVVSPDGTKVYVANYGSNTTSVIDTSNYSITFTVPVGIAPYGVAISPDGTKVYVANYGSNTTSVIDTATNNVIASVPVGWSPVGVTIAPDGTKVYVANLGSSNVSIIDTATNTVTDSVNVGIAPCGVAVTPDGSKLYVTNAGDNTTSVIDTITNNVTVTVAVGKTPITLGQFIGGPVTASNTSRDTETDCKGIEDYVPDYAGGAVIHIKNRVGNDIVVSWAKEGSQKAVFQVNIPAGQTRTVTAPSGSYEEYIRAGCSWYIVTDGHIVVESGYEYSLEYYTVVDNNTIVYDGTGFKQIPDSQAPKI
- a CDS encoding ferritin family protein — encoded protein: MFSETLADLENISKKDLDKEILRAAMIAELDAVNLYEQMANLTKNEEIRTILLDIAREEKIHVAMFETVLLQADKEFLKIYADYALARK
- a CDS encoding Ig-like domain-containing protein, producing MMTIKDKHLRTLVCLVILVLGISLIPAASASDIPSIPNVFQGKLITEGADVPEGTIISAYIDSKLVGLKTIETEGEYQLDVSGTEEDNGKKIVFKLGLVESPVSATYQHGASPVTLDLPFKGDFVPPVIESCYASPVYILNDGKDYSTVNAKVSDELSGVMSVTLDLTPIGGGVVSMTPEKGGIYTCNVDSTQAGEFKFTLTATDYFGNKITDSNSISITAVKENELIAKFGGADSSFSAEEIKNIVSDGKISSAVKYAILNIYYADGWDRI
- a CDS encoding lectin like domain-containing protein, giving the protein MIILFSSLSISPNLAAGSAENLEPPLNSTSISDTAIEEAPLNPEFLNPGKSESLEPVSSCDYGHASGPGYTPPPVNIPALSQKGGKLLLRAQGSELPSTYDLREQGRITSVKNQGDTGSCWAFSSLASLESYILGTEGNSRDFSENNMKNLVTRYYSDGFDLTPDNGGNSFIAMAYLTRWSGPVNESADPYNENSVNSPAGLPVQKHVQEVVVLPERTGPLDNELIKRALMDKGAVFSTICWNLPDYHDKNYTYRYTGSNSANHAITIVGWDDSFDRHRFKQVPSGNGAFIVKNSWGESWGEDGYFYISYYDTSIGYRENAVFTASEKENFDYIYQYDPLGWITQIGYSELTAWGSNVFTTERNEKLEAIGFYTTDLNTAYEIYVYKNPTNGPINSLKNYAVKESGTCSFPGYHTHILNSPVNLIPGEKFSVVIKCRNPSYVYPLAVEKQYLDYSSKAQANPGESYVSRDGNSWKDLTSVVEYAETNLCIKAFTTVNELPEAGFSSNITSWVSPLTVQFTDLSTGALSWEWDFNGDGITDSTTKNPVCTYTSYGNYTVSLNASNRKGFDTEIKPGYITVSPLSIISSSPGGNITTYEGERQEFNISTNHNTSANWYVNGTKKLTETGVKSSSYSESTLFPGTYDVTVLVITGNENVMLTWNWTVVDWNPWDDLTSLDGKNISTEELQEAIHIYKNGLPIPGTETKLTDEGLIKLIRLWKEGAAN
- a CDS encoding PGF-pre-PGF domain-containing protein — protein: MRQPEFKIAFALLMALILCAVPASAGSAERVLPSSVSANEVFQVTVNVADYGAAGQVLEKLPAGFTFVSSTLPEKAVTVNGDKVSFLLMTEKSFSYTLKAPASSGTYQFSGILRDINKAEFPILPSSSSIKVGSSSGGGSGGGSKSSGSSSGGGAGGSPEPQNNVEAKELSQSYVSDGKHVRFDFPNGVTCIRYVEFDARKTLGKITTIVEMLKGQSKLVPSLPEGTVYKNVNIWVGSGGIANSDNIKNAVVGFRVEKTWLDKYGVDTDDKDSLNLWYYDKGWTKLETTKLDESDSTYVYYEARTPGFGSFAIVAAEPASIEIEPVDEDTEGNISSEPQKPVRNWRSMPGFESAALLGAVGAAYCVMRRKF
- a CDS encoding DHH family phosphoesterase, which encodes MSELEKLINLAKNAADKIRRHKFVRVISHNDADGLTSAGIMAHALLRAGIPFQLSIASKLDGAVIEEVNRSISSGELVIFCDMGSGHPELIKQVGADVVIIDHHQPVGQSPAKAVVNAHMVGIDGATDISASGTCYLVARELGTGNIDLAGLAIAGAVGDRQLFRTANAFILEEALKSGVVSIRKGLKVGDGNLADVLAYSKEPFLDVTGYPEKAAEFLNQLGLSGNIEDLSEEETSKLASAVALKLVKQASPEAIEAVIGEVFLLNRELVHNVYDFISILNTCGKQKVYGLALALCLKDATILDEAFSLTKDHEKNLAIDIRKNVENIRKGENLWYISTVEAISTGDLATTVVRYLHPELPFICVNESEGILKVSARGTRELVSKGLDLAFTLREAAGAAGGNGGGHSVASGASIPLGSTEEFLSIADRIIGEQLRKNASGKVK